The region CGGCTGAGAACCTCGCCAAGCATCGCCTCGATCCGAACATCGCCTTCTGGCGGAACCTCAAGGAGGGCTCCGACTACTTCGAGATCGCCAAGGACGAGCCGCGCGTGTCCGGCGCCAGCGGGCAGTATGCCTTCAGCGGCGATGCCTCGGTCATGGCCGCCGTCGCGCAGAAGGGGCAGACTGACGATCGGCGGGTGACTGCGTTGGCGGCCAATGGCGTGCAGCCTGTCAATCTGGTCTATGCCGACGGCGGGCAGCACCAGAGCTTCCGGCAGGCGCTGTCCGGCGATGCCGAGGAGGGCGGCTCGCTGGCGGTCGACGCCAACGCCCGCAAACGCCTCGGCGACATCAGCCGCCCTGAGGCCCTGGCCACCGGGCCGCAGGAGGTCGTTCTCACGGCGAACGGGAAGCCGCGGCAAACGCCCACTTCCACGATCTCCTACGCGTCGCAGGCCCCAACGAGTCCTATGCGGACCGGCGCAGGTATCCCGCAGACCGTATCGGCGCCTTCGGCGAGGGCGGTGCCCGAACCGACGGGAGGCGACGGGGGCTCGGTGCTCAAGCGCTTCCGAGGGCTGTTCGGCGGGTAGAGACTGCGGGGCGGCGACGGCAATGCCCCACCGCTCCCGTTCGATGCGCAGGGACATCCGACCCTGAAGCACAATCGCCTGGTGCGCCGCACGTCCGGAAATGGTGCCGAGTCCCTCGCGGATCATGAGCCAGTCCTGAGAGGCCCTGCGGTTGGGCCGTCGCTGCGGGATTGCCACCGTGGTATGATGACCAGGCAGTGTTGCGACGTTGCCTTGGTTGAATGACTGGGCGGCCGACTGCCCGGCTTCAGCCGGCAGATCTCCTCATGGAGAACCAGCCATGGCGACAGCATGGGTTGAGCGCCGGTTGGTGGCGATCCTGGCGGCGGACGTCGTCGGGTACTCCCATCTCGTGGAAATGGACGAAGCCGGGACCCTTGCTGCCCTAAAAGCCTTGCGGCGCGAGGTCATCGATCCGCTCCTGGCCGAGCATCACGGCCGCATCGTCAAGCTGATGGGCGACGGAGCGCTCGCCGAGTTCGGCTCGGTGGTGGACGCGGTGGCCTGTGCCGTGGCGGTGCAGAAGGGAGTGGCGGATCGCCAGGATGGCGTCCTGCCAGAGCGCCGGATCGTCTTCCGCATCGGGATCAACCTTGGCGATGTCGTGGTTGAGGGGGACGACCTGCTCGGCGACGGTGTGAACATCGCGGCGCGGCTGGAACAGATCTGCGAACCCGGCGGTGTGCTGATCTCCGGCACGGCCTATGACCACCTTCAGGGCAAGATCGACCTGCTGATCGAGTTTGCGGGCGAGCAGCGGGTCAAGAACATCGAGCGCCCGATCCGGACATACCGGATCCGACGCGGGACATCATTGCCAGGAGTGCTTTCCTTCAGATTGCTGACACGGCGCGGGCTCGCTGCGGCCGCCGCCATCCTGCTGCTCACAGGGGGCGCCGTGGGCTGGTGGCTCTGGCCTGCCGCGCCCGCCTATGCCAGCAAACCGTCCATCGCGGTGCTGCCGTTCAACAATCTCGGTGGCGACGAGGCCACGACCCGTCTGGCCGATGGAATCACCGAGGACATCATCACCGATCTTGCCCGCTTTCCCGAATTCGAGGTCGTCTCCCGCAACTCGACCGGGATCTACAGGGGCAAGGCCGTGGATGTGCGTCAGGTCGGAAAGGACCTTGGGGTCGGCTACGTGCTGGAGGGCTCCTTCCAGCGTGAGGGTGAGCGCCTGCGCGCGACCGTGCAGCTCATCGACGCGAAGACCGGAACCCACCTCTGGTCGAACCGGTGGGACCGCGCGGTCGAGGAAGTGTTTGCTTTGCAGACCGACCTTGCCGAGCAGGTCGCCAACCGGCTCGGCAGCGGGGCGGGGCTCATCCAGGAAGCGGGGCGCAAGGCGGCGAAGCGCAAGCGGCCCGACAACCTTGGCGCGTATGAGCTTTACCTGCTCGGCACGGAAAGGCTCGAGCAGTCCACCAAGGACAGCAACGATGATGCCGTCCGGCTGCTCAGGCAGGCCGTGACGCTGGACCCGACACTCGCTCGGGCCTGGATCGAGCTCTCCTGGGCCTATCTCGGCACGGTCGGTTTCGGTGCGGACGAGACCACGGGGCGGCGTGCAGCACGCGATGCAGCCGAGCGCGCTGTGGCGCTCGACCCCAGCGATGCGGAGGCGCATGCGGCCATGGGTAACGCCTTCGGTCAGGCGGGTGACTTCGTGCGGGCCGAGGCCGAGTACGAGGAGTCGCTTCGTCTCAATCCGGGCTCGGCGGAGATCCTGACCTTCTACGCCGGCTGGGCCAGCAGCTTCGGCAAGCCGGAGCGCGGCGCCGAGGCCGCCGACCGGGCCATCCGGCTCAACCCGCACCACCTGCCATGGCACGCGAGCCAATTCAGCTATGCCTACTTCAATGCGGGGCGATATGACGATGCGTTGCACATGATCGAGCGGCGGACGCCGGATCAGTGGAGCCGCGGCTTTTCGGTTCGGCGAGCCGCGGTGTTCGCTGCCCTCGGCCGGATAGACGAGGCGAATGCCGCCGTCGCGGAGACGCTCAAGCGCTTCCCAGGCATCACGATCCAGGGCTATGTCAGCACGCCGGACTGGAGCGAGGCCGAGCGCCAGCGCCTCATCGAGACGATGCGCAAAGCCGGCTTTCCCGCCTGCGCGCCGCCCGAGACGTTGGCGAAGCTGGTCAAGCCCGTCAGCCTTCCCGAATGCACGCAGCCAAGAGCTGCGAACTAGCACTGATACCTCTCGGCCGAGATGACATGGCTGGTTGCACGAGGACGCTGTGCGGGCTTTGTTGGTCGCGATGCTGCTTGTGACGGGTGCCACCGCTGTCGCTCTCGTTCTGTAATGGCACTCCTCAGATGAATGAACTTGGTTGGCATCGCCAGTCAGAGCTGAAGCTCCCTGGCAGAAGAGGTCCGGGTACACTCGACAAGCCCTCATAGAGGGCGCCATCAGCCGGCTGAAACGGGTGCTTGGGAATGCATTGCGCTCTCGGACGGATCGGCGTCGCAGGACAGAGGTCACCATCGCCGTTCAGGCCTTGAACGGGATGCTTGAGCTTGGACGCCCGAAGTCCGTTCGCATCGCCTAAACTAACGGCATTGGGTGGGCTCAATACGTTCACCAACCGATCCGTGCAACACAGCCAGCAGTTGGCGACATGAGTGAGGATGCTGCCGTTCGGAAGCCCCTGAGCCATGCAATATGTGCGGTTGCAGAAAGCGTAACGTTTACGTTGAGCTTTGGACTTGTGGGCAAACCGGCAGTTTAGACCGCTGCGGCAATGCCGATTAGCGCCTCGCCCTCGTTCACCGACAGACTCGTCAACTGGTAGAGTACAAAGCCGTCCACTGGAGACGTGATTGTACTGAGAACATTGCCGAACACGTCACGAACTTCGCCTACGGATTGGTCTGTTGCGACTTTATCCCCCAGTTGGTGTCGGGGATACCATAGACCCTGGACCGCAGAGCACGGAACGGTCATCGTCACGATGGAAGAGGCAGCAGGTTCGGGGGCTGTTCCCCTCATGCCAAGCATGTGCATGACCTGATGTATGCCTGCCGTAAGCATAGCGACACTCTCGTCATTCCACAGGCCGTTGCCACTCACTTCGGCAATGATTCCCGGCACGCCCAGTTCCGCGGCCGCCGAGATTGTCCGGCCCGTGCCGCGGCTCGACACGATGATCGGCAGGCCGAAGGCCCGGGCTATGGCTTCCGCGCGCTCGTCGCCGCGGGTAAAAATCGAGAAAGGCATCAGTTCTTCGTTAAGATCGCCGCCATGGAGATCGAGATAGGCGTTGGCCAGCGGGAATACCGATCCGACCAGCCAAGCCGCCAGGCGTTCACTTGCAGTGCCGTCGACATGGCCGGGAAAGACGCGGTTGAGATTTTTGCCGTCCTCCGGCACCACATAGATGCTGCGCTTGCGGAAGCCCTGGACATTGAGGATCGGGAGCACAAGCAGCGTTCCCCGGATCTCCTCCGGCGGGAGTTTGAGAAGGCGGAGCGCCGCCTCTATGGAACAGAATTCGGAGCCGTGTACGCCAGCCGTCACGAGAAGACACGGTCCATCCTGCGCGCCTTCGATGATTCCAAACGGCAGCTCGAGATCGGGATATGGACGGACGAAACCCTGCTCAATGCGTGCCTTGCCGGTGCGGAGGATGGGGAGCGCGCTCATGACAGCTCTCGTGTGTGATCGATGTGAGTGAAAGCGGGTGCAGACACAGTGCGGCCCGCAGAGGGTCGTCATGCTTCTGAGACAGGTCGTCGAAACGGGGCTCATGGCAGTGAGATGTCCTGGCGGGAGAGATCGGCGGGCGCTTCGACGGGGGCTGCGAAGTGGCAGGCTGCCGGCCAGTGGCCACCCCGCAACTCCAGCTCTGGCACCTCCTGTCGGCAGATCGCCTGCGCCATGGGACAGCGCGGATGGAACGGACATCCGGGTGGCGGGGCGAGCGGGCTCGGAAGCTCGCCCTGGACGGCGGTCGCGCCCGAGCGGCGACCCGGCACGAGTCTGGGCACAGCGGCGAGAAGCGCACGGGTATAGGGGTGCCGCGCGGAGGCGAAGATGTCCTCCGTCGGCCCGATTTCCATGATGGCCCCGAGGTACATGACGGCGATCCGGTGGGCGATGTGATGGACGAGGCGCAGGTCATGCGTGATGAAAATCAGCGCAAGCCCAAGCTCGTTCTGCAACTCCAGAAGCAGGTTCACGATCTGGGCCTGGACCGAGACGTCGAGCGCGGAGACCGGCTCGTCGGCGATGATGATTTCTGGCTCCACCGCCAGGGCACGCGCGATGCCGATGCGTTGGCGCTGGCCGCCGGAAAACTCGTGCGGGTAGCGGTCCGCCGCTTCGCGAGGCAGATGGACGAGGTCCAAGAGGCGATCCACGCGTGCGTTGATTTCTGACGCCGGAACAATTCTATGGACCGAGAGAGCCTCCGCGAGACATTGGCGGACCGTCAGACGCGGGTTGAGCGAACTGTAGGGATCCTGAAAAATCATCTGGACCCGACGGTTATACGTCCGCCGCTCGGGGCCCGATAAGGCGAGCACGTCCTGCTCGTTGAAGGTCAGAGTGCCGCTGTCAGGCTCGTGAAGCCGCACCAAGCATCGTGCGAGCGTCGACTTTCCGCATCCAGACTCGCCCACGATCCCGAGCGTTTCGCCGCGCCGGACATCGAAGCTGACGCCATTGACGGCCCGGAGCAGCCGCTTGGGGCGCCGTTGCAGAACATCCTGCAAGGTTCGTTGCAAGGAGAAGGATTTTCTCAGGCTCTGAGCCCGCAGGAGAATGTCGCCGGGTGTGCTCATACAGGGACGATCCGACTCGGCAGACGATGGGCGGCCGTACAGGCTGAGACATGGCCGGGCGCGACCGGGACGAGAGGCGGCTGCACCTCGCAGGGAGGAGTCGCCCATGTGCAGCGTGGAATGAAAGGGCAGCCCGGGATGGGCCGGTCCAATCGGGGCGGCTGTCCAGGGATGGGCTTCAGGGCGACCCGGGCCGCGGTGCTGTCTGGCATAGAGTTCAGCAAGGCGTGAGTGTAGGCGTGGCGTGGATGATGAAAGAGGGCTTCGACCGGGCCTGCCTCTGCGATCCGTCCCGCATACATGACCGCGACCTGGCTGCAGGTCTCGGCGACAACGCCGAGATCGTGCGTCACGAGGATCATGGCCATACCCAGCTCATCGACGAGCCGGAGGAGAAGCTTGAGGATCTGATCTTGGATCGTGACGTCAAGGGCCGTTGTCGGCTCGTCTGCGAGAAGGAGCTTGGGTTCTGCCGCCAGCGCGATGGCGATCATGGCGCGCTGGCGCATCCCGCCCGAAAATTCGTGCGGGTAGTTGCCCAGTCGTTCCGCCGCCGACGGAATGCCGACGAGGCCCAGAAGCTCGATTGCCCGCTTGCGCCGTGCCGCGCGGCTCAAGCTCGTGTGAGCGACGAGCGCTTCGTCGATCTGAAGCCCGATGGGAAGGACGGGATTCAGCGCGGTCATCGGCTCCTGAAAGATCATGGCGATCTCGGCGCCACGCACGGCGTGAAGACGCGTCTCAGGCATATGCAGCAGATCCTCGCCGCGCCAGAACACCTGGCCCTTCACACGTGCGTTCGGGTGCAGGATCCTGGTGATCGATCGGAGCGTGACGCTCTTGCCGGATCCCGACTCGCCAACCAGTCCGAGGACCTCGCCCGTCCTGACCTCGAGATCGACGCCGTCCACAGCCCTGATGGAGCCGCGGCTCGTCTCGAACGAGACGTGCAGGCCGCTGACACGGAGCAGGGGTTCAACGCCGACCATCATCGCTTCACGTCGAGAAGATCGGCGAGTCCGTCGCCGGTGAGACTGAATCCAAGCCCGCAGACCACGACCGCGAGGCCGGGGAAGAAGCACATCCACGGTGCCTGGGTGAAGAAGTTCTTGCCATCCGCCACGAGCACGCCCCATTCGGCTGTCGGAGGCTGCGCTCCCAGGCCGAGATAACCGAGGCTCGATCCCAGCAGGATCGCGAGGGCCATGTCGGTGACCCAGTAGACGATCACGGGGCGGATCGCATTCGGCAGGATATGGCGAAACAGGATGCGCGGCACGCTGTAGCCGAGCACGCGGGCTGCCGCCACGTACTCGTTCTGGCGCTGCACCAGGACCTCGGCCCGCATAAGTCGGGCGTAAAACACCCAGCCCACCACGCCGATGGCGATGTACATGTTGATGAGGCCCGGCCCGAGCACCGCCACGATGGCGATGACGAGAACGAGAAACGGGAACGTCACCACGAGATCCACGATCCGGCCGAAGATGGCATCCGGCACGCCGCCGAAATAGCCGACCAAGAGACCGACGAGGCTGCCCACGATGATGGGGCCGATGGTGGCGAAGAAGGCGATCTGCAGATCGATCTGAGAGGCCGCGATGACGCGCGAGAGAATATCGCGCCCGAACTGATCGGTGCCGAAGGGATGTGCCCATGTCGGGGGCTGCAGCAGAGCCGCGAAATCGAAGGCCAGAGGGTCATAAGGCGCCACCAGCTGCGGTGCCACGGCGCAAAGCAGAACGAGGAAAAGGATTACGAACCCGACGATGGCCGAGGCCGGTGGGCGCTTGAGGCGCCGCGAGAGCGTTGCGGCGATCATGAGCGGCCCACCCTGGGATCCAGCCACATCTGGATGATGTCGGTGACGAGAAAAGCAATGGAGACCAGGAGCGCGAGGACGAGGGTCAGGCTCTGGATCACCGGGTAGTCCCTGGCGAAGATGCTGTCGACCATCAGGCGTCCGACACCCGGCACGGCAAAGACGCTCTCCGTGATGACGGCGCCGCCGAGGAGCTGGCCGATATGGAGGCCGATGAGGGTGACGGTGGCGATCAGGGCATTGCGCATCACGTGCCGGAACAGGATGATGCGGCCTGAAAGGCCCTTGGCCTTGGCGAAATCCACGAACTCCGCCCGCAGTACCTGCAGAATGGAGGCCCGCAGGCTGCGCATGATCACGGCGGCGAAGCTCAGAGCCAGCGTCAGGGCTGGTAAGAAAAGATGGTGCAGGTTGTCGAGGAAACCCTCCCCATAGCCGCCGACGGGGAAGATATGCAACCAGGCAGCGAACACCGTGAGCAGAACCAGTCCGACAAAGAATATGGGTGACGAAAGCCCCACCTGAAAAACGGAGCGGATCAGGAGGTCCGGCCAGCGGTTGGCCTGCAGGGCAGCGCAAAAGGCCAGGGGCACGGACAGAATGATTGCGATCAGCGTCGCCAGCCCGGTCAGCATGAGCGTAACCGGGAGCCGCTCGGCAATGAGGCTGGTCACAGGAACACGAAAGGCCAGGGATGTGCCGAACTCGCCGCGCCCGATGGCCTGCAGAAACGCGATGAACTGGGCAAAGATCGACTGATCCAGACCGAGCTGGCGCGTCAGTCGTTGGATGGCTTCATCGGTGGCCCTGTCGCCGAGCATGGCGGAGACGGAGTCGCCAGGCAGCAAGCGGGCAATGATGAATACGGCGACCCCGATCAGCAACAGGGTTGGGATCATCTGCAGCAAACGGGTCGCAACGTAAGTCGCTCTATGCACCGGGACCTCCGCCTCCGGAAGGGTTGGCCCGAGTCCCTGACCCGGGCCACTGCCTTACTTCTCGACGTAGGCTGCCTCGAACAGGTTGTTGCCGAGCGGGATCTGCACGAACCCCTTGGCATTCTTCCGGAAGGCAACCGGATAAGGCGTCTCGTAGAGATAGATGATGGGGGCCGCGCTGTTGTAGATCTCCTGGATCTCCTTGTACTGCGCCCTGCGGGCCTCCAGGTTGTTCTCCTGCTGGCTCTTGAGGAACAGCTCGTCGATGCGCTTGTTCTGGAAACCGGAGTGCAGCGACTCGATGTTCGGGAAATAGGCGAAGTAGGACGTGATCTGGCTCGGATCGGAGATGTCGTTTGTCCAGGCTGACGTGCGGCACTGGAAATCGCCCTCGCGGTAGCGCGCCGTGCGGGTCGCGTTGTCAACCTGGTCGATCCGGAGCTTCACTCCGAGCTGGCTCCACATCTGCTGAACGGCTGTGAGATTGTTTGTATCGTCGCCATTGCCCGAGAGAGCAAGGCACGACATTTCGAAGCCATTGCCGAAGCCCGCTTCGTTCATCAACGCCTTAGCCTTCGCCGCATCGTTGTTGTAGAGCGGCGCCGGACCGTAGAAGAGGGGCGTCGTCGAGGACATGAACGACTGCAGCGGCTTGCCAAGGCCCAGGGTCGTGATCTGGATGACGGCGTTCTTGTTGACGGCATAATTGAGCGCTTGCCGCACCTTCTCGTTCGACAGCGGGTTGGGCTTGCCGTCCTTCAAGGTCGGCCTCACGTTCATGGTCAGGTAGGCGACACGCGTGGAGGGCCAGAGCTCCATGCGAAGATTGGGGTCGTTCTTCAGTTCCTGGACCCGGGCATAGGGAATGAACTCCGTGCCATCGATCTCACCGGCCTTCAGCTTCAAAAGGCGCGTTGCGTCGTCGGGAATGGTTTGGAATTCGAGCTCATCGAGATAGGGCAGAGGTTTCCCATCCTCGCCCTGTTTCCAGTAATACGGATTGCGCTTCAGTTTCATCGAAACGCCGCGCTTCCACTCCGTCATGAGGAAAGGACCCGTGCCGATCGGCTTTTCGGCGAAAGCCTTGGCCTTGTCTTCCGGGCTTGCTCCGGGAGTCGCTTCGAACAGCTTCTGGGGCAGGATCGCGCTATTGAAGGTGGCAAGGGCCGGAAGGATGGTCGGATCCGGATGCTTCAGCCTCAGGACGATCGCTCCTGGATCCTTGACCTCGATGGAGTCGATGGATGAAAGGGATGAGTTCCAGGCGCCGGCCTTCGGGTCGCGGGCGCGGTCGAGGGACCATTTTACGTCCTCGGTGGTGAGCGGGGTTCCGTCGGCGAATTTCACATTCGGCCGCAGGCTGAGAACGACGGATTTCCCGTCATCGGTCAGGTCCCACTTTGTCGCCAGGCCCGGCTGGACATTTTGACCGTCCGGTGTTGGTGCAAGCAGCGTGTCGTAAAGGTTCGTCAAGACCCAGATATCGACATTGGCGTCGTTCAGAACCGGGTCTAGGAAAAGAGAGTCGGCATAGCGCCCGTAGATCATCTTGCCGCCGCGTGTCGCGGCCTCCACGGCCGTGCCGGCAAGTAGAGAGGCAGCTAATCCTGCTGCGGCCAGTCCAAGCTTTGGAAAGAGCGATCCCATCGTGTTTCCCTTTGCGTTCTGGAAGGCATGTTCTTGTGTTATAGCCTACTAGGATGCTAAGTGTTTACCATACGCAAAGTCAATCAGCGGGACCATGGCTTTGATGGGAAAAGCGGAGGGGGGCTCAACCTCCCGTGCTAGCCGCCTAGAACAGCAGCTTGGCGCGCCAATTATAGGCATGGTTGCCGCCGCATTGGACAGAACCCTTCCTGTTCCCCTTGGGGTCCAGCTTCGCGGCCTCATTGAATATGGGGTTGCCTGCGGTGAATTCGCGCCAGGAACCCAGCTTCCCTCCGTCCGGGAATTCGCCGAAGCGAGTGGGCTGGCGCCGATGACAGTCTCCGGAGTCTACAAGACGCTGCGCGAGGCTGGCCTGATCGTGACCCGTCCGGGGGCCGGCACCTTTGTGGCCCAGCCTGCTCGGGACACGGTCCAGACGATCGATGCCATGCAACGCATCGAAGCCAGCATGGACGCGCTTCTGGCGGAGGCCGAAGCGGTGGGTGTCGCGGCGGATGAACTCGCAGCCTTGCTCAATGCCCGGATTGCCCGGGTCAAGGCGCGCAAGCTCCGGCCGGTCCGGATCACGATGGTCGGCGTGTTCAAGGAAGCCACCAGGGCCTACGCGGCCGACATCCGGCGCCAGCTGCGGGATCACGACGTGATCGATCCGCTCACGATCGATCAACTGCGCTCCTCCCCGGAGCGCAACGGACGCACCGACCTTTACGTGACCTTGGCCAATCGGCGCCAGGAGGTTGAGGCTCTGGTCACGCCAGCCAGCCCTGTCATCAGCATCAGCTTCATCCCGTCGGAGAAAACCCGCACGCGTCTGGCCGGCATCGACCCGGTTGCGCGCATCGGGATCGTCTCGGTGTTCCCTGAGTTCCTGGCCTTGATGAAGCCAGGTGTCCTTCGGTTCACTCCGCATGTACAGAGCGTCGCAGTCGCGTTGGCTGACGACCCCGATCTGAATGCCTTCCTCAATCGTGTCGATGTGGTGGTCTACGCCACGGGCGCCGAAGGCGTGCTCGATCAGGTTTCGCCAAATGCTCAAGCGATCGAGTACCGGCATGTGCCTGATCCGCATGCGGTGCAGCGTGAGCTTCTCCCCGTCATCGAGCGATTGCGCGCCGGCCTGCCTCTAAAGGAGACTTCAGCTTGAAAATTGCGGACATGAACTGGATGCAGGTGGAGGCCTACCTGCGAGGAGATGATCGCTGCGTTGTTCCGATCGGTTCGACGGAACAGCATGCGCAGCTTTCCCTCTGCGTTGATGCCATTCTGGCGGAGCGGGTCGCCGTCGAGGCGGCCGAGCCCCTGGGCACTCCGGTCTTTCCGGTGATGCCTTACGGACTGGCTCCGTATTTTATCGCCTTCCCGGGCACTGTGTCTTTGCGTGTGGAAACTCTGCTCGCCGTCATGCGCGACGTGATCGCCTCCGTGCGCCATGCAGGGTTCCGCCGCGTGCTGATCGTCAACGGCCATGGCGGAAATGCCCCTGTGGGTGCATTGGCCCAGGAGCTGATGGCGAAGTACACCGACATGTCGATCAAGTTCCACAACTGGTGGAGTGCGCCGAGGACATGGGCGGAGGTTCAGGCCATCGATACATCAGGATCGCACGCCAACTGGATGGAGAACTTCCCTTGGACGCGTCTGGCGAATGTCTCACATCCCGAAGGCCCCAAAGCGCCGCCGGATCGGGAACTCATGCGCGTCTCACCGCCTGAGGAGGCTCGGCGCCTTCTGGGCGACGGCAGCTTCGGAGGCAACTATCAGAAACCGGACGAGGCGATGCTCAAGGTCTGGGAGGCGGGCGTCCTGGAAACCCGTGAATTGCTGGAGGGACCATGGCCGGGGACGCGCTGACCGAGCCGGTCGTCATCTGGGGAGCGGGAGCCATCGGAGGCACACTCGGCGCCTATTGGGCGAGAGCGGGCGTGCCCGTCCTTCTCGTTGATCTGGACGTCGACCATGTCGAGGCCTGCCGTACGCAAGGCCTGCAGATTGAAGGGCCGATCGACACTTTCACCCAGGTCATACCGGCCGCGGCGCCGGGTGAGCTGGCAGGCACCTACGGCAAGATCGTTCTCGCTGTGAAGGCGCATCAGACAGTTGATGCGCTCGCTGCCCTGAAGCCTCACCTTCGCGAGGACGGCTATGTCCTGTCGGCTCAAAACGGGCTCAACGAGATCACGATTGCGCAGACCATCGGCATCTTTCCTTCAACACTCTCAAGGGGCTTATCGCCACATGCAAATCCGTCTCGACCACCGTGTAGTCATTGTCACCGGTGCTGCCCAAGGGATTGGGCGCGCCATCGCGAAAACCTTCCTCGACGCGGGCGCTCGTGTCCATCTCGCCGACATTGATGCGGCCGGTCTGCGACAGGCTGGGGAAGAGCTGGGAGCTTCTGTTCATGTGGGGGATCTCTCGGAGCGCCAGGCCGCAGCGGAACTCGTTCGGTCGGTTGCCGAAGCCGAAGGACGGCTCGATGGTCTTGCCCTTGCGGCGGGTGGCGTGCGTGGTCAGGTCGGGCGTGCCA is a window of Microvirga ossetica DNA encoding:
- a CDS encoding ketopantoate reductase family protein, which produces MAGDALTEPVVIWGAGAIGGTLGAYWARAGVPVLLVDLDVDHVEACRTQGLQIEGPIDTFTQVIPAAAPGELAGTYGKIVLAVKAHQTVDALAALKPHLREDGYVLSAQNGLNEITIAQTIGIFPSTLSRGLSPHANPSRPPCSHCHRCCPRDWARHRENLPRRGRSCPSRRH
- a CDS encoding creatininase family protein; the encoded protein is MKIADMNWMQVEAYLRGDDRCVVPIGSTEQHAQLSLCVDAILAERVAVEAAEPLGTPVFPVMPYGLAPYFIAFPGTVSLRVETLLAVMRDVIASVRHAGFRRVLIVNGHGGNAPVGALAQELMAKYTDMSIKFHNWWSAPRTWAEVQAIDTSGSHANWMENFPWTRLANVSHPEGPKAPPDRELMRVSPPEEARRLLGDGSFGGNYQKPDEAMLKVWEAGVLETRELLEGPWPGTR